The window AAATTTCCTCAAACAATGCCGGAAATCTATCATTTCTGCAACTTCAGGTATGAACCTTACAACCCTATTTACCTGTCCTCTGGATTCTTTTTCCTCCTCTGATGTCTTTGATCTGATGGATGACCGGGAAAAATGTACTATTATGAAAAAAAATGGAATCTGGGTAAATCTGATGGATCTTATCAGCAGCAAGTACAGGAAAGAACTGCGCATTTCTTCTGAGCTGATGGTGAGAGAAAAGGAGCTACATTCGGTTTACTGTAATAGTCCTGTAGTTGCGTTCCAGAGGAATTCGGAAAATGGTTTCCCTGTTGAATTCGTTTCTGAGAACATATCCCAATTTGGTTATTCGGCAGAAGATCTCATGTGCAACAGGGTTCTGTATGAGGATCTGATTCATCCCTGGGACATTGACGATTATTTCATGTCATTTTCGGAATGCATTAAAAATGGGGATGCCAAATTTACAAAAGAATACAGGATCCTGGATCACAAATGTAATCCTCGCTGGGTCAATGAAACTTCATTGATCGAGACTAATAATTCAGGTCAGCCAACTCGCTTCCAGGGAATTATTGTTGATATTACTGAAAGAAAACTTGCAGAAGGGTCCTTAAATGGATCAATGGTCAACGCTTAATTTTTAAGGATCCCAGCGATCCATTTTCCTTTATGTCCCGTATGGATGTGAATGCTGGATGAAAATGAAAATGAATATTCTATAAAAGTTCTTATTAAAATGGATGGATGCCAATGGCATCCGGACACATTCATGCGCTCTTCCACATTTCTCACTTAGGTGCCATCTAATTACACATCAGATATTCTCATGCTGGTATCTTCCACAATAACCCTCATCCACTTCTGTGTGAAGGTGGTAGAAAAGAAGCTGCATTATGCGTGCATCTTTCTGAAGATCGAATCCTGCTGCATTGTGTACTACAAGCATGCATTCGCTCCTTCCACAATATCCTGCATCCCATACAGCAGTTTCAAGGGTGGCTCCGCACCTGATAAGGCTGGAACGGGGTTTAGCGATCGCTGCCAGTGTCTTCGGTATATTGACGATCTCATTCAAAAGGACCTTGTATATGCCGGGGTCGAGGTGTATCCATCCGTTCTCATCGAATCCGATCCTTTTCCCATCTGATATCTTCCTTCCTGAATTATCAAAGTCCACTGCTCCTGCTCCATCAATGGTCCTGACCTCCTGAAGTGTCATTTCCACACCGTTGGGCTGGAGCTGGATATCAATATCTATCATGTTCTCTACAAGAGGCGGATTCGCAAGTACAAGCTCTTTAAGTTCATTTTTTGATAAGAGGGTCATAGCTATTGGATGGTCTGGATGGCTTATTATGATTTCGGAATGCTTATTTGAACCATTTCCAGTGGTGTTTTTGTTAGTTTGTTTTCATAATTGATGATATAAGTTACCCCAATTGGCAATGTTTATATACAATGCTGTTTTACAGTCGAACTTGTCGGATATAAAGTTAATTTGTTTTAATCAACAATTACTTTCACTCTCGTAATTTAGTCGTTACAGAAGTCCTCGATTCAGAAAAAGGTGTTAAAAGCATGAAGGAATATTCAAGGAAAATTGGTTTGCCTATATCAGACGTTCCTCATGGCGACCATATAACGCTAGTTTATAAAAATGATGATAATGTGCTTGACTTTGTTTCATCTTTTTTAAGATCCGGATTTAGGCGAAATGATCTATGCGTATGGATTACGCCTGGGATGAAGGTTAAAGAAGATGCGGATAATATTTTCAAAGAAAAAACGATCTATGTAAACCATAATTCCTGTTCCACGAATTTCAATCTTGTTCTTGTAAATCCAGAAATACTTTCAAACGTTGGTTTGTTCTGTAATTCTATACTGGAACTTATTGAAAAAAAGCAGAAATTTGTTCTTAAAAGCGGTTTTAATGGCCTGCGGATCAATGTTGACCTGATCGCAGATAAAGGTCAAATGTTTCCTTTCCTCGAACAGTGCCGAAGATCTATCATCTCTTCAACTTCAGCTATGGATCTTACGACATTGTTCACATGCCCTCTGGATTCATTATCCTCTTCAGAGGTACTTGAACTGGCCGATGACCGGGAAAAAACGATCATGAAAACGAATGGTATGTGGATGAATCTGGTAGATATGCTCAGTAGCAAATGCATGAAGCAATGCGCTCTTTCACGCACTTGTTGAAGTACAAAAGCCGATGAACATTAAATTGGACTTTATGAATTGTTATCATTGAAGATTTCCGGGCGTTGATGGCATGTATGGATATTCAAGAAAGATCAAATTGCCTGTATCAGATGTTCCTTGCGGTGAACATCTCACACTTGTGTATAAAAATGATGATGATGTGCCTGATTTTGTCCACTCTTTCTTAGCTTCAGGTTTTGAACGTAATGATCTATGTGTTTGGATAACTCCCGGGATAAAAGATAGTGAAAACATGGGTGAGCTTTTCAGGCAAAATGCAATCTATGCCGATCATAATTCCTGTTCCACAAATTTCGACCTTGTTCTTATAGATCCAAATTTATTCTCTAATGCCGGTGCATATTGCAATGCTATAATGGAAATAATAGAAAATAAACAGAAATATGCTATTAAAAATGGATTCAATGGACTGAGTATTAATATTGATCTGATCAGAGATGAAGTTGCGATACTTCCTTTTCTGAGGGAGTGTCAAAATTCTATCATTTCCTTTAGTTCAGTTTTCCATTTTACTACTTTATTTACCTGTCCGCTTGAATCTTTTTCTTCTTCAGAGTTTCTCGAATTGATGGATGATCGGGAAAAGATTATCATGAAGGCGGATGGGGTGTGGATCAACCTGGTAGATCAGCTCAGTAGCAAGTACAGGAAACACCTGCGAACTTCTCCTGAGTTAATGAAGAAGGAAAAAGAGCTGAAATCGATCTATAGGAACAGCCCTGTGGTGGCATTTCTCAGGAACTCGGAAAATGGTTTTCCTGTTGAATTCGTTTCTGAGAACATATCCCAGTTTGGATATTCAGCAGCATGTCTAATGTCTGATAAGGTACTATATGAGGATATAATTCATTCTGAAGATGTTTCTGATTATTTTTTGTCCTTTTCTGAATGCATAAAGAATGGCAACTCCGAATTTACAAAAGAATATAGGATAATAGATTCTGAACGTAATATTCGCTGGGTAACCGAAACGTCACTTATAGAATTGGACAATTCCGGAAAACCAACTCGTTTTCAGGGAATTATTGTAGATATTACTGAAAAGAAACTTGCAGAAGAAGCTCTGAAAAAAACAGAGCTAAGGTTCAAAACCCTCTTTGATCATTCAAATGATGCAGTTTCCCTTTACGATCTGACGGGTTATATCTATGAAGTGAATGACAAACTATGTGAGTGGCTAGGTTACACAAGAGATACCTTGTTGAAGAAGAACATACTTGATACGTTCAGTCCGGAATGTGTGGCGGTCTTCCATAAAAAGATGACAGATTTTTTCCATACTGGCGGATGCATCTTTGAAATGGTACATCTTCGAAAAGATGGATCTGAAATACCAGTTGAAATGAGTGCCCATTTTATCGAATATAATGGTAATGTAGCTATTCTGAGCATTTCCAGAGATATAACTGCACGTAAAAAGATAGAAAAAGCCCTTTTAGAAGCAAAGGCCAACGCAGAGGTATCAAATAAATTAAAAAGTGAATTCCTGGCTAATATGAGCCATGAACTCCGCACTCCTTTGAATTCGATTATTGGATTTTCAGATGTCCTTCTCTATAATGGTGAAGATCTGCTTAATGACAAACAGGTTAGATATATTACGAATATATCTAAAAGCGGCAGGCATTTATTAAGTCTTATTAATAATATTCTTGACCTTTCAAAGATAGAAGCTGGTAAAGCGGAGCTTCACTATGAAACATTCATATTTTTAGATATGTTGGATGAAGTATTGTCAATTGTTTCTCCTCTTGCGCAACAAAAGGACTTATGCTTGGATACAATTGTTGAATCTGATAATTTTTGCATTAATGCTGACAAGTTAAAATTAAAGCAGGTTATTTTCAACCTGTTTTCCAATGCTATAAAGTTCACTCCTGAAGGTGGTTCAGTACTTCTTAGGGCCAAAAAGACTAGTACGTCTTTGGTTATCAAAGTTGAAGATACAGGCATTGGAATTCCAAGATCAGAACAACATAATCTATTTCATCCTTTTACACAGGTGGATTCAGCTTCGAATCGCAAGTTTGAAGGAACAGGTCTTGGGCTTTCCCTTGTTAAAAAATTAGTAGATATGCATGGTGGCAATGTTTGGGTCGAAAGTGAACCCGGTGTTGGAAGCACTTTTGGCTTTAGTGTTCCTTTGTCTCCTGAATGACCTTATTTCTGTTTCTTTCAGCATAAACTCCGATGAATATCTATTTCTTCCATAAAGCAAAATTTAACTTAACAAAGGAAATTCATTTTCCTTTAGGGGGGTATAATATGAGCGATCTTAAGGCTATAATCTATATTCTATTCACGGCTGTCCTCTTACTGACAGTCGCTGGCTGTGTGCAGTCAGATGACACTTCCGCTTCTGAGCAGGAGGGCCAGGCAGTTGACGAGGAGCAGTTCGCACTGTCCTCAGAGGAAGAGTATACGTTATCACGGGTCAATGCGGCCATTGACCTGATACAAGAGAAGGGCGAACTGGCATTTCCGGAGTTCAGGGAAGCCGATAGTGAGTGGTTCCATGATGATTTCTACATATTCATCTGGAGAACAGACGGAATGCGTGTCGTCTATCCGCCGGACCTGAGTGGTGAAGGCCAGGACATGAGCAAACTTGTGGATTTCAACGATAAATCTATAGGCCAGATCTTCATTGATACAGCTCTCAGCGAAGAAGGAGAGGGTTGGGTTGATTACTACTGGCCAAAGCCTGGTGAGAGTGAGGCTTCAATGAAGCACACGTTCATCAAGATGACATCGATAGGGAATGAGACATATCTTGTGGGGTCCGGTTTTTACGTGGATGAATGATCTACACGAGAATAGGGGGAAGTGCTAAGATGACTGAGAATAAACCAATAATCAGAATGTATTTTGCCAGGATCAAGGAAGCATTTTATGATCTGTCTGATGAGGAAAAGTCTGAGTTCATGCGTAAGGATCGCGAGGAAATGGATGAACTCGGAATGAAGGTCCTTATGATGATCGACTGTCGGTGGTCCAACGAAGAGTGGGATTTTGTTGGGATCGAAGAATGGCCAAGCATAGAAGCTCTTGAGGAGCCTGGCAGATTCGAAAAAGAAGAACTGGAAGCATTCAGATATGTTGAATCAAAGACATATTTGGGTACTAGTGAATCCTTTGCTGAATATGGCAATGAATGAGATCAATATCAGTAGGGATTGACACCGTTTCCAAAGTGTCTGATCTTACTTTTTCCTTATTTGAGCATGTTGAGCCTATATTGGGGCAGGAATGATAAGATCGCTCATTGATAGACGCTATTCATTGGATAAGTAACAATATCTACAAAATAACGGGGTACTGAAATGACAAATCAGATTGCAGATCTATCGCAGCCCAAAGCTGCAATTGTTGCAGGACTTGGGCTTCTGGGAATGACCATATTTGCTATTGTTGCTCATTATTTTATTCTCCCTGATCTTATTGTACCGGGAGATGCAGCAACAACAGCAAATAATATCATTGCTGGTGACTTTCTGTTCCGGGTTGCTATCTGCAGCTATCTTATAGTGATCATTCTTGATGTGTTGGTTGCCTGGGCACTTTATATTCTGCTCAAACCGGTGAACAACGCTCTCTCGTTGCTCACTGCCTGGTCCCGTTTGGTGTATGCAGCTATTTTTGGAGTCGCTCTGGCTGATCTTTTTGCTGTTCTGCAGCTTTTAAGTGATGCTAATTACCTGACAGTATTTGAAACAGATCAGTTGCATGCTCAGATGATGCTATCTCTGAGCGCTTTTGATCAAATGTGGGATATAGGACTCATATTTTTTGGGCTTCATCTTGTGCTGCTGGGTTATTTGGTTTTCAAGTCAGACTACATTCCTAGAATTCTGGGTGTCTTTCTGATAATTGCAGGTTTAAGCTATCTGATAGATTATTTTGCGATTTTTCTTTTCCCGGATTTCGATCTGGCAATCAGTCAGAGTCTGGGTTGGGGAGAATTGTTGTTTATGATCTGGCTTTTGTTGAAGGGAGGTAAGATACCCGAAATGGGATTATGAGATTGCATGCGTAAGATCATGCTTCTGCATATGCTAGATTTCGCTTCAGGAGAGCGGATCGAGTTGCTGAGCTACACTCAACACCTCACTGACTTTAATATGGAAGTTTCAAGAGCAAACTCAGTTTTTTGAAGCCTGATAAAATACATTTTTCATCATTTTGTTTTGTTAACAGTGTTATAAATTATAGATTTCTTAACATATTTAACATGACATTCAATATTCTTTAACAATGTTCTTATAAAATGAAATATAATTTTTAAATAGAGGTTCAGATTCGTCTGTGGGGACGATAAGGTGGTAATGCCTTTTTTGTACCTGATGGTCTTTGGCATTTTCTGCCTTAGTGATAGTGATCTTTGCAGATGTGGACAATCTGGAAGATCGTTATAATGTGGTGGTGGGGTTATGAGGATTGAACGAAGTATACTGATTTGTTTTGGGATGACTTTAGTATTGATGAGCATTGGAACGGTAACAGCTCTATCGCCTCCAATTGTTTACGTTTCCGCAAATAATGATGGTGACTACAATTGTAATGGAGTAGCTGACCAGGTTCAGATCAATCAGGCTTTGGCTTATGTTAGGGATAATCCCGGGTACACTACGGTCTACCTTAAAAAAGATGGCCTTGCCAATGATTATATTATTGATGACACAATTGAAGTTCCTTCAAATACTACTTTTACAGGAGAAAAAGGGGTAGTTGTCAAACTAAAGGCCAATATCCCTAAACCTTCAAGTTACGAATGGTCAATGGTAACTGGTAATACAGCGGTACCTGGCCACTATTACAAGAGTGCCTACAATGTCACAATATCAAATATTACTTTTGATGCTGACAGATGGAACCAGGACAAAATTATCGAATCCAATAAAGACATGTATGGTCTTATTGAGATACGCGGTCATGGGCTTACATTCCATAATCTAAGCTTTATTACTGGAATAGGAGACTTTATAAAAATTCCAAACTGGCAGCAGATGACACCGGATGTTGAAATTTGTGATAATTACTTCGGACGTGCAGGTCACTGTGATGTTTACATACTTTATACAGGTTACACAGGCGATGACAGGATATGGATTCATGACAATAATTTCAGTTACGTTGCCTCCAATGCTGGTATTCGTCTGGATGAATGTTCAGGTGCACTCGTTGAAAACAACATATTTACCTCAGACGATCAGGGAGATTCTGCTATCTATATGCTCTACAGGAACGACGCTTCAAGTTTTAGCAAAGATAACGAGATAAGGTATAATGAAATTTATAACGTCCGGGAGTACGGTATAGCATTATCGGCTGAAGTGTCAGGTGACAGTGTTGTAAAGTCTGAAACAACCGGTAATCACATCCACCACAATCTTATTTATAATACACAGGGTGACGGCAGGGCCGGTGGTATTTGTGTGTATGGATATGATGATGTATTGATCGAATATAATACCATTAACGGGTGTGATGGTGACGGTATCACAACAAGGGAGTATTACGGCAGCACAAGTACAACCGGATTTATGATAACGGTAGAGAATAATATCATAACTAATTCTCAGCTGTATAATGATATGGGATATGGGATAAACAACGTTGAAAGTAGAAGACACACCATAAACAGCGATTATAACAACTTGTATGGTAATGCACTGGGAAGCTACAATAATTTAGCAGCTGGAGCTCACGATATATACGCGGACCCGTTATTCTATGATACAGCCAATGGCAAGTATTATCTAAATTCCAGCTGGGGAACATGGAACGGTGCAGGGTGGGAAATAATACCGGTATCCAGTCTATGTATTGATGCCGGGGATCCTGCAGACAGCTACAACCTGGAACCTGAAAACAATGGTGACAGGGTTAATATTGGTAGATGGGGTAACACTATCTATGCTTCAAAGTCTGGTACAGAAGATGAAATCAATGTGTATCCTGGCTATTCCATCCAGGATGCTGTTGATGGTGCAACCAATGGTGATACGATTGTTGTCTATCCTGGTACGTACAATGAGAATGTGAATGTGTACAGACAGGTGAACATCACTTCATCAGGTGGTGCTGCTTTGACGAATGTCACTGCTGTATCCAACAGTGACCATGTATTCGTGGTTACTGCTGATGGTGTGACTATCAACGGCTTTAATGTCACGGGTGCCAGTA of the Methanococcoides sp. LMO-2 genome contains:
- a CDS encoding PAS domain-containing protein, giving the protein MQNSSRKMGFPISDVPHGEHITLVYKEGDKVLDFVSSFLRSGFKNNDLCLWLTPGIKDSEDQDAFFEEKTIFVKQNSGSSNFDLVFVSPTLLSNVEDLCNAILEFIEKKQKYASNCGFDGLRINIDLMADEGQMLNFLKQCRKSIISATSGMNLTTLFTCPLDSFSSSDVFDLMDDREKCTIMKKNGIWVNLMDLISSKYRKELRISSELMVREKELHSVYCNSPVVAFQRNSENGFPVEFVSENISQFGYSAEDLMCNRVLYEDLIHPWDIDDYFMSFSECIKNGDAKFTKEYRILDHKCNPRWVNETSLIETNNSGQPTRFQGIIVDITERKLAEGSLNGSMVNA
- a CDS encoding deoxyuridine 5'-triphosphate nucleotidohydrolase, encoding MTLLSKNELKELVLANPPLVENMIDIDIQLQPNGVEMTLQEVRTIDGAGAVDFDNSGRKISDGKRIGFDENGWIHLDPGIYKVLLNEIVNIPKTLAAIAKPRSSLIRCGATLETAVWDAGYCGRSECMLVVHNAAGFDLQKDARIMQLLFYHLHTEVDEGYCGRYQHENI
- a CDS encoding MEDS domain-containing protein gives rise to the protein MKEYSRKIGLPISDVPHGDHITLVYKNDDNVLDFVSSFLRSGFRRNDLCVWITPGMKVKEDADNIFKEKTIYVNHNSCSTNFNLVLVNPEILSNVGLFCNSILELIEKKQKFVLKSGFNGLRINVDLIADKGQMFPFLEQCRRSIISSTSAMDLTTLFTCPLDSLSSSEVLELADDREKTIMKTNGMWMNLVDMLSSKCMKQCALSRTC
- a CDS encoding PAS domain S-box protein — translated: MYGYSRKIKLPVSDVPCGEHLTLVYKNDDDVPDFVHSFLASGFERNDLCVWITPGIKDSENMGELFRQNAIYADHNSCSTNFDLVLIDPNLFSNAGAYCNAIMEIIENKQKYAIKNGFNGLSINIDLIRDEVAILPFLRECQNSIISFSSVFHFTTLFTCPLESFSSSEFLELMDDREKIIMKADGVWINLVDQLSSKYRKHLRTSPELMKKEKELKSIYRNSPVVAFLRNSENGFPVEFVSENISQFGYSAACLMSDKVLYEDIIHSEDVSDYFLSFSECIKNGNSEFTKEYRIIDSERNIRWVTETSLIELDNSGKPTRFQGIIVDITEKKLAEEALKKTELRFKTLFDHSNDAVSLYDLTGYIYEVNDKLCEWLGYTRDTLLKKNILDTFSPECVAVFHKKMTDFFHTGGCIFEMVHLRKDGSEIPVEMSAHFIEYNGNVAILSISRDITARKKIEKALLEAKANAEVSNKLKSEFLANMSHELRTPLNSIIGFSDVLLYNGEDLLNDKQVRYITNISKSGRHLLSLINNILDLSKIEAGKAELHYETFIFLDMLDEVLSIVSPLAQQKDLCLDTIVESDNFCINADKLKLKQVIFNLFSNAIKFTPEGGSVLLRAKKTSTSLVIKVEDTGIGIPRSEQHNLFHPFTQVDSASNRKFEGTGLGLSLVKKLVDMHGGNVWVESEPGVGSTFGFSVPLSPE
- a CDS encoding cache domain-containing protein — protein: MSDLKAIIYILFTAVLLLTVAGCVQSDDTSASEQEGQAVDEEQFALSSEEEYTLSRVNAAIDLIQEKGELAFPEFREADSEWFHDDFYIFIWRTDGMRVVYPPDLSGEGQDMSKLVDFNDKSIGQIFIDTALSEEGEGWVDYYWPKPGESEASMKHTFIKMTSIGNETYLVGSGFYVDE
- a CDS encoding DUF4386 domain-containing protein yields the protein MTNQIADLSQPKAAIVAGLGLLGMTIFAIVAHYFILPDLIVPGDAATTANNIIAGDFLFRVAICSYLIVIILDVLVAWALYILLKPVNNALSLLTAWSRLVYAAIFGVALADLFAVLQLLSDANYLTVFETDQLHAQMMLSLSAFDQMWDIGLIFFGLHLVLLGYLVFKSDYIPRILGVFLIIAGLSYLIDYFAIFLFPDFDLAISQSLGWGELLFMIWLLLKGGKIPEMGL
- a CDS encoding NosD domain-containing protein — translated: MSIGTVTALSPPIVYVSANNDGDYNCNGVADQVQINQALAYVRDNPGYTTVYLKKDGLANDYIIDDTIEVPSNTTFTGEKGVVVKLKANIPKPSSYEWSMVTGNTAVPGHYYKSAYNVTISNITFDADRWNQDKIIESNKDMYGLIEIRGHGLTFHNLSFITGIGDFIKIPNWQQMTPDVEICDNYFGRAGHCDVYILYTGYTGDDRIWIHDNNFSYVASNAGIRLDECSGALVENNIFTSDDQGDSAIYMLYRNDASSFSKDNEIRYNEIYNVREYGIALSAEVSGDSVVKSETTGNHIHHNLIYNTQGDGRAGGICVYGYDDVLIEYNTINGCDGDGITTREYYGSTSTTGFMITVENNIITNSQLYNDMGYGINNVESRRHTINSDYNNLYGNALGSYNNLAAGAHDIYADPLFYDTANGKYYLNSSWGTWNGAGWEIIPVSSLCIDAGDPADSYNLEPENNGDRVNIGRWGNTIYASKSGTEDEINVYPGYSIQDAVDGATNGDTIVVYPGTYNENVNVYRQVNITSSGGAALTNVTAVSNSDHVFVVTADGVTINGFNVTGASIGSSGISLDRVQGCIISNNNINFNKYGIYLDNSSNNLIYNNCLNNTNNTLINDSTGNFWNITKTAGTNIIGGSYLGGNYWAHPNGTGFSETNNTDADRDGICDETYTIAAGHIDYLPLAAPSVYPVADFTANVTEGDVPLTVAFTDLSTDATSWSWDIDNDGTEDNSSQNFVHTYDTAGLYTVNLTVSNINGTDSEVKTGYINVTSAPVPPVLPVADFSA